Proteins from a single region of Prinia subflava isolate CZ2003 ecotype Zambia chromosome 10, Cam_Psub_1.2, whole genome shotgun sequence:
- the SEC22B gene encoding vesicle-trafficking protein SEC22b: MVLLTMIARVADGLPLAASMQEDEQSGRDLQQYQSQAKQLFRKLNEQSPTRCTLEAGAMAFHYIIEKGVCYLVLCEAGFPKKLAFAYLEDLHSEFDEQHGKKVPTVSRPYSFIEFDTYIQKTKKLYIDSRARRNLGSINTELQDVQRIMVANIEEVLQRGEALSALDSKANNLSSLSKKYRQDAKYLNMRSTYAKLAAVAVFFIMLIVYVRFWWL; this comes from the exons ATGGTGCTGCTCACGATGATCGCCCGCGTGGCGGACGGGCTCCCTCTCGCCGCCTCCATGCAGGAGGACGAGCAG TCAGGCCGCGACCTGCAGCAGTACCAGAGCCAGGCGAAGCAGCTCTTCCGCAAGCTGAACGAGCAGTCCCCGACCAGATGCACCCTGGAGGCAGGAGCCATGGCTTTCCA TTACATCATCGAGAAAGGAGTGTGTTACCTGGTCCTGTGTGAAGCTGGATTCCCCAAGAAACTGGCCTTTGCATACCTGGAAGACTTGCACTCAGAGTTTGATGAGCAGCATGGCAAGAAGGTTCCAACAGTCTCCAGGCCCTATTCCTTCATTGAATTTG ACACCTACATCCAGAAAACCAAGAAGCTCTACATTGATAGCCGGGCGAGGAGGAACCTGGGCTCCATCAACACAGAGCTGCAAGATGTGCAGAGGATTATGGTGGCCAACATCGAGGAGGTCTTACAGCGAGGAGAGGCCCTTTCAG CTCTTGATTCCAAGGCCAACAACTTGTCCAGTTTGTCCAAGAAGTACCGCCAGGACGCCAAGTACCTGAACATGCGCTCCACGTACGCCAAGCTGGCGGCCGTAGCCGTGTTCTTCATCATGCTGATTGTCTATGTGAGGTTCTGGTGGCTGTGA